The Macaca fascicularis isolate 582-1 chromosome 1, T2T-MFA8v1.1 genome includes a window with the following:
- the LOC123570305 gene encoding ATP synthase membrane subunit K, mitochondrial, producing MAGPESDAQYQFTGIKKYFNSYTLTGRRNCVLATYGSIALIVLYFKLRSKKTPAVKAT from the coding sequence ATGGCAGGTCCAGAAAGTGATGCGCAATACCAGTTCACtggtattaaaaaatatttcaactcTTACACTCTCACAGGTAGAAGGAATTGTGTACTGGCCACATATGGAAGCATTGCTTTGATTGTCTTATATTTCAAGTTAAGGTCCAAAAAAACTCCAGCTGTGAAAGCAACATAA